In a genomic window of bacterium:
- a CDS encoding class I SAM-dependent methyltransferase, which yields MGRIHLFELEDQAWFPDVIRDAGTAYLRFMAARAGQSAALAPKIAEVLERNRETRIVDLCSGGSGPIPEIVDVLAAEGREVTATLTDLYPNVDAFERVARESGGRIEAISTPVDATRIGTDRPGLRTLTNALHHFRPEAARQILQDAVAARQPIAVFEMVGRSPIQIAGILLVFLPVMLTLPFFRPFRWSWIPLTYLVPVIPLFVMWDGLVSCLRVYSEPELRSLIEGVEGHEGYDWEIGEVEVPGMPIGIASLVGSPRPA from the coding sequence ATGGGACGGATCCATCTCTTCGAACTCGAAGACCAGGCCTGGTTCCCGGACGTGATCCGCGACGCCGGGACGGCCTATCTCCGCTTCATGGCCGCACGCGCGGGCCAGTCCGCGGCGCTCGCTCCGAAGATCGCCGAGGTCCTCGAACGCAATCGCGAGACACGCATCGTCGACCTCTGCTCGGGAGGCTCGGGGCCGATTCCCGAGATCGTGGACGTACTCGCTGCGGAGGGGCGCGAGGTCACGGCGACGCTCACGGATCTCTACCCGAACGTCGATGCCTTCGAGCGCGTCGCGCGTGAATCGGGAGGGCGGATCGAAGCGATCTCGACGCCGGTCGATGCGACCCGGATCGGGACCGATCGGCCGGGGCTGCGGACCCTGACCAACGCACTGCACCACTTCCGCCCCGAAGCCGCGCGCCAGATCCTCCAGGACGCCGTTGCCGCGCGCCAACCGATCGCCGTCTTCGAGATGGTCGGTCGCTCGCCGATCCAGATCGCCGGGATATTGCTGGTCTTCCTTCCGGTGATGTTGACGCTTCCCTTCTTCCGACCCTTCCGGTGGAGCTGGATCCCGCTGACCTACCTCGTTCCCGTGATCCCGCTCTTCGTGATGTGGGACGGGCTGGTCTCGTGTCTTCGCGTCTACTCCGAGCCGGAGCTGCGAAGTCTGATCGAGGGCGTGGAAGGTCACGAAGGCTACGACTGGGAGATCGGCGAAGTCGAGGTCCCCGGAATGCCGATCGGAATCGCCTCGCTCGTCGGAAGCCCGCGGCCGGCATGA
- a CDS encoding thioredoxin domain-containing protein — protein MSAWKRWRAGRAGLGGLVALLVVATACGGGEESSSDTSDTSERRAERSGSAAPDEIAALVDGVGIPLSEVEAPLQIELHDLAVAAWEARRRQLEHLVARRLGDAGASPSSEAWGRRVEWRLAPPEPPRLPVSAAGAAILGRSDAPVVVTIFVDFASSHVRVVQPALVRLRDVYGDVLALAFRQLPLPYHRFAVPAALAARCANAEGRFDAYAQALLQAGPDFTPDDLRVLAARVGLEPGRFETCLEARGTRREVDADLALAARLGVHRTPTVLVNGLYLAGRPDFEAIDAAVRGELARLGESIPDGRSRDEGGGTRSAPGAPARPLPEIPPERLAEPELVLALDRSVVAAALADRDRLGGQLTATRGEFSGERLLKVREVSDGDFFARLGLQEGDVLLAVNGAFVTVDHDHFLDAFAEGDVVRLLVMRRGRPHTWEYRVR, from the coding sequence ATGAGCGCCTGGAAGCGATGGCGCGCCGGGCGCGCCGGACTCGGGGGGCTGGTAGCCCTTCTCGTCGTCGCGACCGCCTGCGGTGGGGGGGAAGAGTCGTCCTCCGACACCTCCGACACCTCGGAACGACGCGCGGAACGATCGGGTTCAGCGGCGCCGGACGAGATCGCGGCCCTCGTGGACGGGGTGGGGATCCCGCTCTCGGAGGTCGAGGCGCCGCTGCAGATCGAGCTCCACGATCTCGCGGTCGCCGCCTGGGAAGCGCGCCGGCGGCAGCTCGAGCATCTGGTGGCGCGACGACTCGGCGATGCCGGGGCATCCCCTTCCTCGGAAGCGTGGGGGCGACGAGTCGAATGGCGACTCGCTCCGCCCGAGCCCCCTCGGCTTCCCGTGTCCGCGGCCGGTGCGGCGATCCTGGGTCGATCCGACGCGCCGGTCGTCGTGACGATCTTCGTCGACTTCGCGTCCTCCCACGTACGCGTCGTCCAGCCCGCGCTCGTGCGACTTCGCGACGTCTACGGAGACGTCCTCGCGCTCGCCTTTCGGCAGCTGCCCTTGCCCTATCACCGCTTCGCGGTTCCGGCGGCGCTCGCCGCACGCTGCGCGAACGCGGAAGGACGATTCGACGCGTATGCGCAGGCGCTCCTGCAGGCCGGTCCGGACTTCACGCCCGACGACCTCCGCGTCCTGGCGGCCCGGGTCGGGCTCGAGCCCGGACGCTTCGAGACGTGCCTGGAAGCTCGGGGAACTCGACGCGAAGTGGATGCGGATCTCGCCCTCGCCGCACGCCTCGGCGTGCACCGTACGCCGACGGTCCTCGTGAACGGCCTCTACCTGGCGGGCCGTCCCGATTTCGAGGCGATCGACGCGGCGGTGCGCGGGGAGCTCGCGCGGCTGGGCGAGTCGATCCCGGACGGGCGATCTCGCGACGAGGGTGGGGGGACTCGCTCGGCCCCCGGCGCGCCGGCGCGGCCGCTGCCCGAGATCCCGCCCGAGCGGCTCGCCGAGCCCGAGCTGGTGCTCGCGCTCGACCGGAGCGTCGTCGCGGCGGCCCTCGCCGACCGTGACCGGCTCGGTGGCCAGCTGACCGCGACCCGGGGCGAGTTCTCCGGGGAGCGTCTGCTCAAGGTGCGCGAGGTCTCGGACGGAGATTTCTTCGCTCGTCTCGGTCTGCAGGAGGGGGACGTCCTGCTGGCGGTCAACGGGGCCTTCGTGACCGTCGATCACGATCACTTCCTCGACGCCTTCGCCGAAGGGGACGTCGTCCGCCTGCTGGTGATGCGCCGGGGGCGGCCGCATACCTGGGAGTATCGCGTTCGCTAG
- a CDS encoding carboxymuconolactone decarboxylase family protein, with product MRLSTPRVPPLSDEELPTEIKELFGDAPMLNIFRTLSHHPDLFRRWMVFGNHVLGKSTLPAREREIAILRVGHLRNSGYEWTQHVRIALDCGLSEDEIRRIRVGPDAPEWAEGERALLRATDELVEDAFVTDETWVSVMEHFDTLQAVDLIFAVGQYNLVSMALNTLGVQVEEENRKYALD from the coding sequence ATGCGCCTCTCCACACCCCGTGTCCCGCCCCTCTCCGACGAGGAGCTACCCACCGAGATCAAGGAGCTCTTCGGCGACGCACCGATGCTCAACATCTTCCGCACGCTCTCCCATCACCCGGATCTGTTCCGGCGTTGGATGGTCTTCGGCAACCACGTGCTCGGAAAGAGCACCCTCCCTGCCCGAGAGCGGGAGATCGCGATCCTCCGCGTCGGTCACCTTCGCAACTCGGGCTACGAGTGGACACAACACGTTCGCATCGCCCTCGACTGCGGCCTGTCCGAAGACGAGATCCGAAGGATCCGCGTCGGCCCCGACGCCCCGGAGTGGGCGGAGGGCGAGCGGGCCCTCCTGCGGGCGACGGACGAGCTCGTCGAAGACGCCTTCGTGACCGACGAGACGTGGGTGAGCGTGATGGAGCACTTCGACACGCTGCAGGCCGTCGACCTCATCTTCGCCGTCGGTCAGTACAACCTCGTTTCGATGGCGCTCAACACCCTCGGCGTCCAGGTCGAGGAGGAGAACCGGAAGTACGCCCTCGACTGA
- a CDS encoding alpha/beta hydrolase, which produces MPKLFVHGNPETPALWRPLHEALAARGVDDLEALAPPGFGAPVPDGFAATREAYHEWLAAEIEARGGEADLVGHDWGAGHVLGIVADRPDLVRSWATDCAGLAHPDYVWHDMAQAWQTPEVGEAAIGEMLGQPLEARIEMLGTMGIPEDVARDVAAGQGEEMGRCVLSLYRSAKQPVMRALGERLVKAARRPGHVLVAEEDPFTGTVEMCEAVAASVGAKTTRLPGRGHWWMFADLDPVVDALIDHWGSA; this is translated from the coding sequence GTGCCCAAGCTCTTCGTTCACGGAAATCCGGAGACACCGGCGCTCTGGCGGCCCCTCCACGAAGCGCTCGCGGCGCGAGGCGTCGACGACCTCGAAGCCCTCGCCCCGCCCGGCTTCGGTGCGCCGGTCCCGGACGGCTTCGCAGCGACGCGGGAGGCCTATCACGAATGGCTCGCCGCGGAGATCGAGGCACGCGGCGGCGAAGCGGACCTCGTGGGCCACGACTGGGGCGCGGGACACGTCCTGGGAATCGTCGCCGACCGCCCCGACCTCGTCCGCAGCTGGGCGACGGATTGCGCCGGACTCGCGCACCCGGACTACGTCTGGCATGACATGGCGCAGGCCTGGCAGACGCCCGAGGTCGGGGAAGCGGCGATCGGCGAGATGCTCGGTCAGCCGCTCGAGGCGCGGATCGAGATGCTCGGGACGATGGGGATCCCGGAAGACGTCGCGCGGGACGTCGCTGCGGGACAGGGCGAGGAGATGGGACGCTGCGTGCTCTCGCTCTATCGCTCGGCGAAGCAGCCCGTGATGCGCGCGCTCGGCGAGCGACTCGTGAAGGCCGCGCGGCGCCCTGGCCACGTCCTGGTCGCCGAAGAGGATCCGTTCACCGGGACCGTCGAGATGTGCGAAGCGGTCGCGGCCTCCGTCGGCGCGAAGACGACCCGTCTCCCGGGTCGTGGCCACTGGTGGATGTTCGCCGACCTCGATCCCGTCGTGGACGCGCTGATCGACCATTGGGGATCCGCCTGA